TAAAATACAAGTAGCTTAATGCACAGTTTGCTGCTCCCCCAGCTGTGGACGCTGGTGATGAAGTCATGCAACAACAAGAGCGCTACCACCTACTTGTATGGATGGGGGCCTTGTTGTTCATGGACAAGTCGGCGGACCGGGTCTCACTATTAACTCTGCAATTCTTCAACCCAATCAGCAATGTGAGACGGTACAACTGGGCTAGTGTAGCATTGACCTGGCTCTATAGGCAACTTTGTAGTGCATTGAAGAAGGATGCGATGCAGATTGGAGGAGCACTCTTGTTGGTGCAGCTATGGGCCTGTTTAAGGTTCCCATGAATATGCTCTATTACGAGGCCGCCTCTACTGCCAGTGCACTCAGGGCCCCTTGCCATTAGGTATGTTCATTGAGTTCTCGTTATTCAAGCTAAGTGTCTCTTAGGAATAATTATTTA
This genomic stretch from Quercus robur chromosome 4, dhQueRobu3.1, whole genome shotgun sequence harbors:
- the LOC126722332 gene encoding serine/threonine-protein phosphatase 7 long form homolog; the encoded protein is MGITLQDIEVMLGIPVDGLPVTGRTDQQWNVFAAPPAVDAGDEVMQQQERYHLLVWMGALLFMDKSADRVSLLTLQFFNPISNVRRYNWASVALTWLYRQLCSALKKDAMQIGGALLLVQLWACLRWRGPKITAEHATHVLAAYRMSLATLRAEQE